The proteins below are encoded in one region of Juglans microcarpa x Juglans regia isolate MS1-56 chromosome 4D, Jm3101_v1.0, whole genome shotgun sequence:
- the LOC121259086 gene encoding mevalonate kinase → MEVRARAPGKIILAGEHAVVHGSTAVAASIDLCTYVSLRFPTPSDNDDSLKLQLKDMSLEFSWPVSRIKEVLPEVVSSLSPTPTSCSIETMKSIAALVEEQNIPEAKIGLATGVSAFLWLYTCIQGYKPATVVVTSELPLGSGLGSSAAFSVALSAALLAFSDSVSLDMSWQEWSVFGESDLELVNKWAFEGERIIHGKPSGIDNTVSTYGNMIKFRSGSLTRLKSNMPLRMLITNTKVGRNTKALVAGVSERTLRHPDAMSFVFNAVDSISKELSTIIQSPAPDDLSITEKEEKIEELMEMNQGLLQCMGVSHSAIETVLRTTLKYKLASKLTGAGGGGCVLTLLPTLLSGTVVDKVIAELESCGFQCLIAAIGGKGVEVCFGGSA, encoded by the exons ATGGAAGTGAGAGCTAGAGCTCCTGGGAAAATTATACTCGCCGGAGAACATGCTGTAGTGCACGGATCCACGGCAGTTGCTGCCTCCATTGACCTCTGCACCTACGTTTCTCTTCGATTCCCGACTCCTtctg ACAATGATGACTCATTAAAACTTCAGCTCAAGGACATGTCACTAGAATTCTCATGGCCAGTTTCTAGAATCAAAGAAGTGCTACCTGAAGTAGTGAGTTCATTGTCTCCAACACCCACCTCATGCTCAATAGAGACAATGAAATCAATTGCAGCTCTTGTTGAAGAACAAAACATTCCAGAAGCAAAAATTGGACTTGCTACTGGAGTTTCAGCTTTTCTATGGTTATACACCTGCATCCAAGG ATATAAGCCTGCTACAGTGGTTGTCACTTCTGAGCTTCCTCTGGGTTCTGGCTTGGGTTCATCTGCTGCATTTTCTGTTGCACTCTCAGCTGCGCTGCTTGCTTTCTCGGATTCAGTAAGTTTGGATATGAGCTGGCAGGAGTGGTCAGTATTTGGGGAAAGTGACCTCGAGTTGGTGAATAAATGGGCTTTTGAAGGTGAAAGGATAATCCATGGAAAACCATCTGGAATTGACAATACAGTTAGCACATATG GCAACATGATCAAGTTCAGGTCAGGTAGTTTGACACGCCTCAAGTCCAATATGCCACTTAGAATGCTCATTACCAACACTAAAGTTGGGAGGAATACAAAGGCTTTAGTTGCTGGTGTTTCCGAGAGAACCTTAAGGCACCCAGATGCCATGAGTTTTGTCTTTAATGCTGTTGATTCTATCAGCAAGGAATTGTCTACCATTATCCAGTCACCAGCCCCTGATGACCTCTCCATTacagagaaggaagagaagatAGAAGAGTTAATGGAAATGAATCAAGGTCTCCTCCAGTGTATGGGAGTCAGCCATTCTGCAATAGAAACCGTTCTTAGGACCACATTGAAGTACAAGTTGGCTTCCAAATTAACAGGAGCTGGAGGTGGAGGATGTGTTCTTACATTGTTGCCAACCC TGCTATCAGGAACAGTTGTTGACAAGGTAATTGCGGAGCTGGAGTCATGTGGCTTCCAATGTCTGATTGCTGCAATAGGTGGGAAAGGTGTTGAGGTCTGCTTTGGTGGTTCAGCATGA